The proteins below come from a single Aegilops tauschii subsp. strangulata cultivar AL8/78 chromosome 6, Aet v6.0, whole genome shotgun sequence genomic window:
- the LOC141026087 gene encoding uncharacterized protein, producing the protein MGFTREFMEVQAHGNTKLHVIHTNDLHKAATTIKQYEQHLEFECHKIVGVDVEYTNDVGEDQKPALVQLSVGKDHPVLLFQLSVADKKCTRFDNFLTDPR; encoded by the coding sequence ATGGGATTCACCAGGGAATTCATGGAGGTGCAGGCCCACGGCAACACCAAGTTGCACGTGATCCACACCAACGACTTGCACAAGGCGGCGACCACCATCAAGCAGTACGAGCAACACCTCGAATTCGAGTGCCACAAGATCGTCGGAGTTGATGTGGAGTACACCAACGACGTTGGCGAAGATCAGAAACCAGCCCTTGTCCAGCTCTCCGTCGGGAAGGATCATCCGGTGCTGCTCTTCCAACTGAGTGTCGCCGACAAGAAGTGCACCAGGTTCGACAACTTCCTCACCGACCCCAGATAA
- the LOC141026088 gene encoding uncharacterized protein: MLGRVGLEIAHFIDIQKEWRVPTATKPLDFLGDVSGILVHDYYNNMKKKLTNVEHKHWACMPLSMRHIEYAAKDAYTAYEIWIRLTTIQEGLRRAKLDKEQSRKRARS, from the coding sequence ATGCTCGGCCGCGTCGGACTGGAGATCGCCCACTTCATCGATATCCAGAAGGAATGGAGGGTGCCTACAGCTACCAAGCCTCTGGACTTCCTTGGGGATGTCTCAGGCATCCTTGTCCACGACTACTACAACAACATGAAGAAGAAGCTCACCAACGTAGAACACAAGCACTGGGCGTGCATGCCCCTGTCCATGAGGCACATCGAGTACGCGGCAAAAGATGCTTACACTGCGTACGAGATATGGATCCGCCTCACCACCATCCAGGAAGGGCTCCGCCGGGCAAAACTCGACAAGGAGCAGTCCAGGAAGCGGGCAAGGTCCTAG
- the LOC141026089 gene encoding uncharacterized protein, protein MGFTREFMVVQAHGNTKLHVIHTNDLHKAATTIEQYERHLQFERHKFVGVDVKYTNDHGEDQKPALIQLSVGKDHLVLLFQLSAADKNCTKFDNFLADPRYTFVGFSIDGDIEMLGHVGLEIAHFVDIQKEWRVPTAPKPLDSLGDVSVILVHDVELTNAERSCWACMPLSMRHIEYAAKDAYAAYEIWSRLTIIQEGLRRAKLNKEQTR, encoded by the coding sequence ATGGGATTCACCAGGGAATTCATGGTGGTGCAGGCCCACGGCAACACCAAGTTGCACGTGATCCACACCAACGACTTGCACAAGGCGGCGACCACCATTGAGCAGTACGAGCGACACCTCCAGTTCGAGCGCCACAAGTTCGTCGGAGTTGATGTGAAGTACACCAACGACCATGGCGAAGATCAGAAACCCGCCCTCATTCAGCTCTCCGTCGGCAAGGATCATCTGGTGCTGCTCTTCCAACTGAGCGCGGCCGACAAGAACTGCACCAAGTTCGACAACTTCCTCGCCGACCCCAGGTACACGTTTGTTGGCTTCTCCATCGACGGTGACATAGAGATGCTCGGCCACGTCGGACTGGAGATCGCCCACTTCGTCGACATCCAGAAAGAATGGAGGGTGCCTACAGCTCCCAAGCCTCTGGACTCCCTTGGGGACGTCTCAGTTATCCTTGTCCACGACGTAGAGCTCACCAATGCAGAACGCAGCTGCTGGGCGTGCATGCCCCTGTCCATGAGGCACATCGAGTACGCGGCAAAGGACGCTTACGCTGCGTACGAGATATGGAGCCGCCTCACCATCATCCAGGAAGGGTTGCGCCGGGCAAAACTCAACAAGGAGCAGACCAGGTAG